In one window of Saprospiraceae bacterium DNA:
- the pheS gene encoding phenylalanine--tRNA ligase subunit alpha, which translates to MSSDRFAEVERLIEEINSFEIQDTASMEAFRLLYLGTKNKIKPLFSSLGQIENDRKREFGQLLNRAKTLAEEKFEQSQQSLSGSTVQNLEIPDLSLPPVQLNKGRRHPISQAMDRIVEIFSKIGFEVVEDREIEDDWHNFSALNTPEDHPARDMQDTYYLKDFGGLLLRTHTSSVQSRFMSQNKPPIRILAPGRVYRNETISARSHCQFHQVEGLYIDKRISMADLKQTLLFYAREMYGPDVQMRLRPSYFPFTEPSAEMDIYWGLKDETDYRITKGTGWLEILGCGMVDPAVLENCGIDPQIYSGFAFGMGIERQAMLQHKIPDIRYFFENDTRFLNQF; encoded by the coding sequence CTTCGATGGAAGCGTTCAGACTGCTTTATTTGGGAACTAAGAACAAGATCAAACCCCTTTTTTCATCATTGGGGCAGATAGAGAATGACAGAAAACGAGAGTTCGGGCAACTTCTGAATCGAGCCAAGACCCTGGCAGAGGAAAAATTTGAGCAATCTCAGCAAAGCCTGTCCGGCTCTACAGTTCAAAATTTGGAAATTCCGGATCTGAGTCTTCCGCCGGTTCAATTGAATAAAGGCAGGAGACATCCGATTTCACAAGCCATGGACAGAATTGTAGAAATATTTTCGAAAATTGGTTTTGAGGTGGTCGAGGATAGGGAGATTGAGGATGATTGGCATAATTTCTCTGCCTTAAATACCCCTGAAGACCATCCGGCTCGCGATATGCAGGATACATATTACCTGAAAGATTTCGGTGGATTGCTTTTGCGTACACACACCTCCTCGGTTCAATCCAGGTTCATGAGTCAGAATAAACCTCCCATACGCATCCTTGCTCCTGGACGGGTATATCGCAATGAAACTATTTCTGCCCGGTCTCATTGTCAATTTCATCAGGTCGAAGGTTTGTACATCGATAAAAGAATTTCAATGGCCGACCTGAAACAAACCCTGCTTTTTTATGCCCGCGAAATGTACGGTCCGGATGTGCAAATGAGACTCAGACCCTCGTATTTTCCTTTCACTGAGCCTTCTGCGGAAATGGATATTTACTGGGGGCTGAAAGACGAAACCGATTACCGGATCACTAAAGGCACCGGATGGTTGGAAATTCTCGGGTGTGGAATGGTAGATCCTGCAGTACTTGAAAATTGCGGAATTGATCCGCAGATATATTCTGGCTTTGCTTTTGGTATGGGCATTGAACGGCAGGCGATGTTGCAACATAAAATCCCCGACATCCGGTATTTCTTTGAAAACGATACCAGATTTTTAAACCAGTTTTAA
- a CDS encoding histidine--tRNA ligase produces the protein MKKATLAKGTRDFLPLQSRRRKFIFETIEKHFVLYGYQPLETPAMENLETLMGKYGDEGDKLLFKILNSGDFLKSVDEESLSSKDVNKLANTICEKGLRYDLTVPFARVVAMNQNEIHFPFKRYQIQPVWRADRPQRGRYREFYQCDADVVGSRSLLYEAELIQIYDKVFAELGIPVNIHLNHRSILEGIAMEAGIPEKFMEMTIEIDKLDKTGPEALFNALKGMGASQAKCEWILSVLNNKNLDDLCCNEVADKGVSEIKEVLEFNKNYKGHNALVFDPALARGLSYYTGCIFEVKPNNFQMGSLGGGGRYDDLTAVFGLKGVSGVGISFGADRIYDVLSELNLFPSRLGKEPMALFCALDQESLQCAFEQAGILRTAGIPVEVFPEAQKLKKQFQHAEKLAVPYVIIIGEEEVKMQSVNLKNQSNGEQSVLKFSELIEFFVKML, from the coding sequence ATGAAAAAAGCTACGCTGGCCAAAGGAACAAGAGATTTTCTGCCACTACAATCCAGGAGGAGGAAATTTATTTTTGAGACCATAGAAAAGCATTTTGTGCTGTATGGTTACCAGCCTCTTGAAACACCGGCCATGGAAAATCTGGAAACACTCATGGGTAAATATGGCGACGAGGGCGATAAACTTTTATTTAAAATTTTGAACAGTGGTGATTTTCTCAAATCAGTCGACGAAGAATCTCTAAGCTCAAAGGATGTCAATAAACTCGCGAACACAATCTGCGAAAAAGGTTTGCGGTACGATTTGACTGTACCTTTTGCAAGAGTGGTTGCCATGAATCAAAATGAAATTCATTTTCCTTTTAAGCGATATCAGATCCAGCCGGTCTGGAGGGCAGACAGGCCACAACGTGGGAGATACCGTGAATTTTATCAGTGCGATGCCGATGTAGTTGGATCCCGATCCTTGCTCTACGAAGCCGAACTGATTCAGATTTACGATAAGGTCTTTGCAGAGTTAGGGATACCGGTCAACATCCATTTGAATCATAGGAGCATTCTGGAGGGTATTGCAATGGAAGCCGGTATTCCGGAGAAGTTTATGGAAATGACAATTGAGATTGATAAATTGGACAAAACCGGACCCGAAGCTTTGTTTAATGCACTAAAAGGAATGGGAGCAAGCCAGGCAAAATGCGAATGGATCCTGTCTGTGCTCAATAATAAAAATCTCGATGATCTTTGTTGCAATGAAGTTGCAGACAAGGGAGTTTCGGAAATTAAAGAAGTCTTGGAATTTAATAAAAATTACAAGGGGCATAACGCATTAGTATTTGATCCTGCTTTAGCCCGGGGTTTAAGCTATTATACAGGTTGTATTTTTGAAGTAAAGCCCAATAACTTTCAAATGGGAAGTTTGGGTGGTGGAGGGAGGTATGACGATCTCACAGCAGTTTTTGGATTGAAAGGAGTATCCGGTGTCGGAATTTCATTTGGGGCTGACCGCATTTACGACGTTTTGTCTGAATTGAATTTATTTCCATCCAGGTTGGGTAAAGAGCCTATGGCCTTATTTTGTGCATTGGATCAGGAATCCTTGCAATGTGCATTTGAGCAAGCGGGGATATTGAGAACTGCTGGTATACCCGTAGAAGTTTTTCCCGAGGCCCAGAAGCTCAAGAAACAATTTCAACATGCCGAAAAACTAGCAGTCCCTTATGTTATAATTATTGGAGAAGAGGAAGTGAAAATGCAATCGGTAAACCTGAAAAATCAGTCCAATGGCGAGCAATCCGTCCTTAAATTTTCAGAACTCATTGAGTTTTTTGTTAAAATGCTGTAA
- a CDS encoding transglycosylase SLT domain-containing protein — translation MKSIFSILIVVAYFQHASSNSGVVSLFSIGNLNNNPAVLEDLIITRLETMQCLVDPRTDDDVIDQVKRFVGRNRSRALELLHRTETYFPLIDKILAEYGLPNELKYLTIVESSLVINAKSYAGAAGLWQLMPSTARILNLRVDDKIDQRLDPVLSTHAAAKYFKTLYGMFNDWSLVLAAYNCGEYKVKRLMQNSNKKDFWSLRSSLPRQTQLFIPAFIGATYFIEFSEEHEMIIDEEHVESKRLTFAKIFKEVRLKDLYKKTAITSEVFKLYNPGYKRALIPANVKGYYVSLPDSLMVEFIDFYTYSNHSNKSMSDVQPLLEASSLSDAQIISFCRPQINYPDNIGIVQVNEHSVDYNFELKSIDEIPIPAIEEQPAYVYHIVAARESLYAIAEYHQVDLEDLISWNEIKQPNALLTGTVLKIQVVRQPLIVSNP, via the coding sequence ATGAAATCCATTTTCAGTATTCTCATTGTCGTCGCATATTTCCAACATGCGTCATCCAATTCTGGAGTGGTTTCTTTATTTTCCATCGGTAACTTAAATAACAATCCTGCTGTTTTAGAAGACCTGATCATTACCAGGCTTGAAACGATGCAATGTCTGGTTGATCCCAGGACCGACGATGATGTCATTGACCAGGTAAAAAGATTTGTTGGAAGAAACCGCAGCAGGGCTCTCGAATTGTTGCATCGAACAGAAACGTATTTTCCACTTATTGATAAAATTCTTGCTGAATACGGACTGCCTAATGAGTTGAAGTATCTTACGATCGTAGAATCTTCATTGGTGATCAATGCAAAATCATATGCAGGTGCCGCCGGGCTTTGGCAATTGATGCCTTCAACAGCCAGAATTTTAAATCTCAGGGTGGATGATAAAATTGACCAAAGGTTGGATCCGGTTTTATCTACCCACGCAGCTGCCAAATATTTTAAGACTTTGTATGGGATGTTCAATGATTGGTCATTGGTACTTGCTGCTTACAATTGCGGAGAATATAAGGTCAAGAGGTTGATGCAGAATTCAAATAAAAAGGACTTTTGGAGTTTGCGCAGCAGCTTACCGCGTCAAACTCAATTGTTTATTCCGGCTTTTATTGGAGCTACCTATTTTATAGAGTTTTCTGAGGAGCATGAAATGATCATTGATGAAGAGCATGTTGAATCGAAAAGGCTCACCTTCGCAAAAATTTTTAAGGAAGTCCGTTTAAAGGACCTTTATAAGAAAACAGCGATTACATCAGAAGTATTTAAATTATACAATCCGGGATATAAAAGGGCTCTCATCCCCGCGAATGTAAAAGGTTATTATGTCAGCTTACCGGATAGTCTGATGGTAGAGTTTATTGATTTTTATACGTATAGCAATCATAGCAATAAATCCATGAGCGATGTTCAACCGCTTTTGGAGGCATCTTCATTATCCGACGCTCAAATCATTTCTTTTTGCAGACCTCAAATTAACTATCCCGATAATATTGGTATTGTACAGGTTAATGAGCATAGCGTCGATTATAATTTCGAGCTAAAATCTATCGACGAAATTCCAATTCCGGCCATCGAAGAACAACCTGCATATGTTTATCATATCGTTGCAGCAAGAGAGTCTCTCTACGCTATTGCAGAATACCATCAGGTCGATTTAGAAGACCTCATCAGTTGGAATGAAATAAAGCAACCAAATGCATTACTTACCGGCACCGTTCTTAAAATTCAGGTCGTACGTCAACCGCTTATAGTAAGCAATCCTTAA
- a CDS encoding Hsp20/alpha crystallin family protein produces the protein MRNNFNALAPFVQIVDDLFSRNLGELNGGSMFRNQTPAMNILELEKEFRLELAAPGLEKGDFKIQMENNLLTISAEKREEKNEEKDNYRRREFSYQSFKRSLELPKDVQFDAIVAKYENGILNISIPKSVVEQKSNKTIEIA, from the coding sequence ATGAGAAACAATTTCAATGCTCTTGCTCCTTTCGTTCAAATCGTAGACGATTTGTTTTCAAGAAATCTTGGTGAACTAAACGGTGGATCCATGTTTCGCAACCAAACTCCGGCTATGAACATCCTCGAACTCGAAAAAGAATTCAGGCTCGAGCTTGCAGCGCCGGGTTTAGAAAAAGGCGATTTTAAAATACAGATGGAGAACAATTTATTAACGATCTCCGCTGAAAAGAGAGAAGAAAAGAATGAGGAAAAGGACAATTATCGCAGAAGGGAATTCAGTTACCAAAGTTTTAAAAGATCTCTGGAATTACCCAAGGATGTTCAATTCGATGCCATCGTAGCCAAATACGAAAACGGAATTCTGAATATTTCAATTCCTAAATCTGTGGTAGAGCAGAAATCCAACAAAACAATTGAAATAGCTTAA
- a CDS encoding Hsp20/alpha crystallin family protein, translating to MMYTNFYACSPKSCKTTAKSGINSPVNREYFHVPLMNQRVLENELVIEISLPGVLKENVKLHIEENMVTVTAERKMSREGMTFKHREFADRKFKSEFKIGDALDMQTIDAKFDQGVLYIKIAKKPISKISIEVK from the coding sequence ATGATGTACACAAATTTTTATGCCTGCTCCCCCAAAAGCTGTAAAACCACAGCAAAATCTGGAATAAATTCACCGGTTAACCGTGAATATTTTCATGTGCCCCTGATGAATCAGCGCGTTTTGGAAAATGAATTGGTAATTGAAATATCACTTCCAGGAGTTTTAAAAGAAAATGTCAAGTTACATATCGAAGAAAATATGGTGACTGTAACTGCAGAACGAAAAATGTCCAGGGAAGGGATGACCTTTAAACATCGCGAATTCGCGGACCGGAAATTTAAATCGGAATTCAAAATTGGAGATGCTTTAGACATGCAAACCATTGATGCAAAATTCGACCAAGGTGTGCTTTACATTAAAATTGCAAAAAAGCCCATTTCAAAAATTTCAATTGAAGTAAAATAA